Genomic DNA from Haloplanus aerogenes:
CTTGAGAATGTAGTGATCGCCAGCAATCCGATCAACCCAGAAATTCCCCTTGTTGCAGAGGACCTTGACGATCTCCTCCCCGGAGAAATCCCGCGTGACCATTCGAATTACGTCAACTACCCCACCCTACTTTGCTCACCCTGACGGGGTCGCTCGTGGAGGGTGGGACTTGTCCGTGAACTCGGCCTCGAACCCTTCCGGGTGGGCGGTGAATCCACCACTCGGCGTCATTGTTCCAGACTTCAGGGCAAGCTGACTATTGCCCGTCCGCCGAGACGACTGTTGGCCCCGACGGACGTACCGCAGTCCGATGTTCTTCGCGGCGTTGTAGTCCGCGTTCGCTTCCGACTCGCACTTCACACACCGGAAGTCGTTGCGAGTCGGGCGATTCTCGTCTGCCGTGAACCCACACTCTGCGCATCGCTTCGACGTGCACGCCGAACCCACCTGCTTCACCGAGACACCGACCGATTCGGCTTTGTACTCCACCTGCTCGTACAGCGTTCGGAACGCCCACTTGTGCCCCCACGACGCTCCCGTGCGGTCACGGATATTGGTTAAGTCCTCGAACGCGATTACGTCACAGCCGTAGCGGAGTGCTTCATCCACAATTGCGTTCGACGCTCGGTGGAGCACATCCCGGACGTAGCGAAGCTCGCGGCCACTCGACTGTTCGAGCGTCCGGTGGGCGCTTCGGGTGCCGGTCTGTTGGAGTCCGGCGCGAACCGTCTCGAACTCGCGGAGGTTGTGGGTCAACTCCCGCCCGCTGAAGAAGTAGGCGGTGCTCGTGACGGCGAGGTTTTCGACACCGAGGTCAACCCCGAGAACCGTTCCGTCCTCGGCGGTGTTCCGTTCGGTGTCAGTCTTGTGTCTGCGGAAGCCGATGTGCAAGAAGTAGTCGCCGTCACGAGCGGTGAGCGTGCTTTCCGTGACGCTCCACGTGTCTGAATCAAGGTACTGCCGCTGGTAGCCATCGTCGGCGTCGGGGAGGGCAAGGTCACATCGGATTCGACTCTCTGTGGTGGAGAGCGACACCGTGTCGTCATCGAACAGCGTCATGGTCCGGATGTCGTACTTCACCGTGGGTGCGGTGAAGGTGGGCTTGCTCACCTTCTTGCCGTTGGACCGGCGTTCGATACAGCCGGTGATGGCCTGAGCAGCCTGGTGGGTGGCGAGAATCGCGTGCTGACTCCCGAGGTCGGTCTGCTCGCGCACGGTATCGTAGGCGAGGGGTTGCACGTCGCTTTTCGCGTTGTACTTGCCCCACGCCATGTCGGTGGCGAGTTGGCAACCACGCTTCCACTCGGAGATAGTGTCTTCGAGGAGGTCGCGTTGCTCGTCCGTGACTTCAAGACGAGTGATTGCCGTCCGACGCACGTAGTCGTCTGCCACACTTCAATGTGATTGAGGGGCTATTTATAGATTGATATTTGTGCCCTGCTTCGCCACGCGCTCCTCCCCTCCCTACCGCTCGCTTCGCTCGCGCTTGAGGAAGGGGACTCCGCGCTACCGCTTTACTTGAGAACGTCCGGCAGCTCGCCACGTCCGAGTGTGTTCTCGTCGGGATCGATTCCGAGGTCTTGCAGCTCCTCAGCAGTGGGTTCACGCCCACCGTCATGTTCGAGCGCGTCGACGACAGCATCAAGATTTTCGAGGGCTTCGTCTCGCGTCTCGCCTTGAGCGGACACCTCGACTTCGAGGTCTCGGGCGGTCCAGGTCCCGTCCTCGTTGTGGGTTAGAGTGATCCGCGGTTCCCGGCCAGCTTCTTGCTCGGAATCGATGCTCATGCCCACAGTACATGTGGAGAACGGATAAATTCTCTCTCCTCTGTAATTCGTGTGGTGTCGGTATTCTAAGCGTGATCCCTCCGGGTTCGACATGGATGTAGTCACTACCGTCGGGGTATGCACGGTTCAGCCGTTGCAAGATGGATCACCATCCAGATGACGATGTCGTCCGACGCCTGCTCCCCAGTGCTGAATGAATTCTGTGTATTCCACACCGTACTCCGATCACGTCTTGAGGTTTCAATTGTTACCTTCCACGAGGCTTATTGGTACACACAGCCAACTATAGGGAATGACACAGTCCGACTCTCGCGGGCTGTTACTCGATCAGTCACAGGACAAAATTTCTCTGATAGACGAACACGGTACATTTACGTATGTCAATGGTGCCGTGCGCCGCATCCTCGGATTCGATCCTGCCGACCTCGTCGGTGAGACTGCCTTCGAGTATATCCATCCCGACGACGTAGAGACGATTCGCCGCGTTTTCGAGCGGACGCTTCGAAGTGAGTCGTTCACCGAAGCAACGGTCGAATATCGGTTTCGTGCGGCTGACGACTCGTGGGTGTGGCTCGAGAGTCGGATGTCGAATCTCACGGATACCGAACTTGACGGGTTCGTCGTCAGCTCCCGAGATGTGACTGACCGGGTTCGAGCCGAACACGAATACGCTGAGACGGCGAGCCGCTTGGAAGAAATCGCCGCTGCCTCCGGGGATGCGCTCTGGATGTTCAATGCCGATTGGTCCGAATTGCTGTTCATGAATCCTGCCTACGAGGAAATTTACGGAATGCCTGTCGAGGAAGTGAAAGCGTCGCCCGAGGCATTTCTGGAGACAATCCATCCAGACGATGTCGTCGCTGTAGAGGACGCTATGGAGTGCCTCTCGGCGGGGAACGCCGTCGATATCGAGTATCGCGTGAATCCCCAGGAACACTACAAACGCTGGGTCTGGGTGCAGGGGCAACCCATCACGCAGGACGGTGAAATCGTTCGGATCGCGGGCTTTACCCGGGATATCACGGATCGGAAGCGGCGGGAGCGGCAATTGTTCGTGATGGACAATCTCCTTCGACACAATCTCCGAAACGATCTGAATGTCATCCTTGGGACGGCGGACCTCATTGAGGGGACCGTGCCGGAGGTAGACGACCAAACGGCGATCATCCGTCGGACGGCCGAGAATCTCCTGCGGAGCGCCCAGAAACAACGTGAGATCATCGAGCTCGTCACGGGACAGGAGCGACGTGAACGGATCGACCTTCAGGAAGTCGTCTCAGAGAGCATCGCAACCGTTCGCGATCGGTATCCGACTGCGACGGTCTCCGTCACGACGTTCGACGCCGTTACCGTGCGAGGCCGACCGGAACTAAAAGCGGCTGTGATCGAACTCCTCGAGAACGCGATTCAGAATTCTGAAGCTGTGAACCCAACGGTGATGGTTCGGTTACAGCAAGTGGGCCACCATGCAGAGCTGAGCGTTGAAGACGAAGCAACACCGATTCCACCGATTGAAGCGGCTGTACTCAAGGGCGAACACGAGATGACCGACGTGTATCACAGCAGTGGACTCGGCTTCTGGCTGGTCTACTGGAGCGTCGAACTCTCGAACGGCACCATTTCCGTTCACTCCGAAGATGGACGAGGTAATCGCATTACTGTCTCGCTCCCCCGAGCAATGGAGTGACAGCACCCGCTACGCGCTCCAGCAACTATCGCAGTGCGGCATTCTCCGTTCATTTAGCCATCTCTGGTAGCTTCGGAGAATTCCATAGCATTCCTCAACAACAATACCCGGTGCTGCGAATAGTCGACATATCCGTGGGGAACACGGAACGGTCCCTGGCGAGTGGAAGGAGAGATGGTGGCACCCGCTAATTCTTGGCAGTTGCTTCGTAAACAGGTGCTATGTCGACCTATCGGACCGCGATCCTCGTCTTGCTACTCGTCTTCGCGGGCTGTAGCGGCACGGGCGGCGATACCGGCAGTCAGTCCGTTGATTCGACCACTGCCACGGACACACCGCCTCCAGCAGCGACGACCACCGCAACAGAGACATCGGAGACGCCGTCCGGGACGCTTGAGATTCATTTCATCAACGTCGATCAATCGGTCAGTACGCTCATTATCGCGCCCTCAGGAGAGACGATGCTCATCGATACCGGCGATTTCAACGACGATGGGGAGTATGTCCTTCAGTATCTCCAGCGTCACGATATCAGGCGAATCGATCATCTGGTCGTGAGCCACAACGACGCCGACCACATCGGCGGGAATGCCGCCGTGATCGACTACTTCGAAACGCAAGCCGATGGGATCGGCGTGATTCACGACCCCGGCATCGCAGCGAGTACGCAAACCTATACCGAGTACCTCGATGCCGTCGAAGCACACGATGTTCGACTCGTCGAGACGCGTGAAGGAGACACGCTGTCGTTCGGTGGCGACGCGGTTGGAGTGCAGGTTCTCGGCCCACCAGATCCATACCTCGAAAATAGCGCCCGCAACGAGAACAGTATCATCCTCCGGTTTACGTTCGGCTCAACGAGCTTCCTGTCTACCGGTGATGCCGAGGACGATCAAGAAGCGTACCTTGTCGATCAGTACGGGACACAGCTCCGCGCTACGGTCCTGAAAGCCGGTCACCACGGGAGCAAAACGAGCACGAGTGGTGCCCTCCTAGAC
This window encodes:
- a CDS encoding type II toxin-antitoxin system HicB family antitoxin, which encodes MSIDSEQEAGREPRITLTHNEDGTWTARDLEVEVSAQGETRDEALENLDAVVDALEHDGGREPTAEELQDLGIDPDENTLGRGELPDVLK
- a CDS encoding RNA-guided endonuclease InsQ/TnpB family protein: MADDYVRRTAITRLEVTDEQRDLLEDTISEWKRGCQLATDMAWGKYNAKSDVQPLAYDTVREQTDLGSQHAILATHQAAQAITGCIERRSNGKKVSKPTFTAPTVKYDIRTMTLFDDDTVSLSTTESRIRCDLALPDADDGYQRQYLDSDTWSVTESTLTARDGDYFLHIGFRRHKTDTERNTAEDGTVLGVDLGVENLAVTSTAYFFSGRELTHNLREFETVRAGLQQTGTRSAHRTLEQSSGRELRYVRDVLHRASNAIVDEALRYGCDVIAFEDLTNIRDRTGASWGHKWAFRTLYEQVEYKAESVGVSVKQVGSACTSKRCAECGFTADENRPTRNDFRCVKCESEANADYNAAKNIGLRYVRRGQQSSRRTGNSQLALKSGTMTPSGGFTAHPEGFEAEFTDKSHPPRATPSG
- a CDS encoding PAS domain-containing sensor histidine kinase, coding for MTQSDSRGLLLDQSQDKISLIDEHGTFTYVNGAVRRILGFDPADLVGETAFEYIHPDDVETIRRVFERTLRSESFTEATVEYRFRAADDSWVWLESRMSNLTDTELDGFVVSSRDVTDRVRAEHEYAETASRLEEIAAASGDALWMFNADWSELLFMNPAYEEIYGMPVEEVKASPEAFLETIHPDDVVAVEDAMECLSAGNAVDIEYRVNPQEHYKRWVWVQGQPITQDGEIVRIAGFTRDITDRKRRERQLFVMDNLLRHNLRNDLNVILGTADLIEGTVPEVDDQTAIIRRTAENLLRSAQKQREIIELVTGQERRERIDLQEVVSESIATVRDRYPTATVSVTTFDAVTVRGRPELKAAVIELLENAIQNSEAVNPTVMVRLQQVGHHAELSVEDEATPIPPIEAAVLKGEHEMTDVYHSSGLGFWLVYWSVELSNGTISVHSEDGRGNRITVSLPRAME
- a CDS encoding lamin tail domain-containing protein, with product MSTYRTAILVLLLVFAGCSGTGGDTGSQSVDSTTATDTPPPAATTTATETSETPSGTLEIHFINVDQSVSTLIIAPSGETMLIDTGDFNDDGEYVLQYLQRHDIRRIDHLVVSHNDADHIGGNAAVIDYFETQADGIGVIHDPGIAASTQTYTEYLDAVEAHDVRLVETREGDTLSFGGDAVGVQVLGPPDPYLENSARNENSIILRFTFGSTSFLSTGDAEDDQEAYLVDQYGTQLRATVLKAGHHGSKTSTSGALLDTVKPETVVISSAYDSRYDHPSEETLQRLAERSIPTYWTATHGDIVVVSDGRGISVRTQQAAPTDPLALRGGSAVAPGTSNPVTERARFGGSPVAETTATPDGRTSSTATTTMTDGGAAPGEAIALVDINADADGNDNEHLNDEYIILENTGDTAVDLSGWTLADAAGHTYTFPDGVTLPAGGQVTIHTGSGIDTDTDLYWGQGSAVWNNGGDTVTVRTADGTIVLEEEY